In Cydia pomonella isolate Wapato2018A chromosome 1, ilCydPomo1, whole genome shotgun sequence, one genomic interval encodes:
- the LOC133518059 gene encoding transcription initiation factor TFIID subunit 4 isoform X1, protein MSADLYKMASAEFLEQALSTDVDENAVNAIVGSLENQLVTSVSSVSSQNNIVNVIPSQLTNITSNPSSIIGVQKYNTDQVNIGEITTGNFQPVGQAAGGVTYNNVQASGQGFVSQQSLTNSSEPIKVIYSPQTSQTLSNSVNRVSFPSQSVPNGSIGLAASQNQIIHTGAPCAVIPQTVNKTITMQPPLVIKQGTTAGQVGMQPGMVTVPMTVNSSMPNSIPNVMTLNKPGGQNVVVTTQNLGSGQPAIIPNVQILNMRPGTPSVAAQKSVATVSPRVVIGTPQVVGARAATPGITLQTLQSLQPGQQGHLLLKTENGQYQLLRVGPAPAASSLAPPAQTIRLSTVPAHPGVQTVSTSVAAAQMQGQMAAGAVAAPAAVASPAPAPPPQAPTVTTQKPSDNTKEKCRNFLANLLDLSSKEPKSVERNVRNLIQELIDAQVEPEEFCDRLERLLNASPQPCLIGFLKKSLPLLRQSLVTKELVIEGINPPAPHVAFSSIPAPPHQTIMATSNVQMPKPAVKPGNTIAVLQNIPVHTKINVSKVGGKAMTVNSKANFNRSAAATAALSTVLTPGKSLLKEKEKKSSSQYSQPFVDDKMAGDDDINDVAAMGGVNLAEESQRILGSTEMIGTQIRSCKDEYLVPTGLMSARLKAAAARHGLEEPAPDVAALLTHAVHERLKNLIEKLALIAQHRIDLVIKTDSRYEVTQDVKGQLKFLEELDRVDKKRREDSEREMLLRAAKSRSKNEDPEQAKLKAKAKEMQRAELEELRQREANLTALQAIGPRKKPRLDGPGGGDLVPNGAAHSATGLSGRSQLALRSRLKRINHRDMVFLLEQERDTAHSPLIYRSYLK, encoded by the exons ATGTCAGCCGATTTATATAAAATGGCGTCAGCCGAGTTTTTAGAGCAAGCTTTGTCTACAGACGTTGACGAGAACGCGGTGAATGCTATCGTAGGTTCTCTGGAAAATCAATTGGTTACGTCCGTTTCATCAGTGTCGTCTCAGAACAATATAGTTAATGTTATTCCTAGTCAGCTTACTAATATTACATCAAATCCGAGTTCTATTATTGgtgtacaaaaatacaatacGGACCAAGTGAACATTGGTGAAATAACTACTGGTAATTTTCAACCGGTGGGCCAAGCTGCTGGTGGTGTGACTTATAATAATGTACAGGCATCGGGCCAGGGTTTCGTTTCGCAACAATCGTTAACTAATTCCAGCGAACCCATTAAAGTGATATACTCTCCTCAGACCTCACAAACTTTGTCTAACAGTGTAAACAGAGTGTCATTTCCCTCTCAATCCGTACCGAATGGGAGTATCGGCCTTGCAGCATCTCAGAATCAAATAATCCACACTGGAGCTCCCTGCGCCGTCATCCCGCAGACCGTGAACAAAACCATAACTATGCAGCCACCCCTCGTCATCAAGCAAGGCACTACCGCTGGTCAAGTCGGCATGCAGCCTGGAATGGTGACAGTGCCTATGACGGTTAATTCGAGCATGCCTAATTCAATACCTAATGTTATGACTTTAAATAAGCCAGGAGGGCAAAATGTTGTGGTGACCACACAAAATTTAGGCTCAGGGCAACCTGCAATAATTCCTAATgttcaaatattaaatatgagaCCAGGAACTCCATCAGTTGCAGCTCAGAAATCAGTAGCCACAGTTTCACCACGGGTAGTAATTGGAACACCTCAAGTAGTAGGAGCACGAGCAGCCACACCAGGG ATTACGCTGCAAACTCTGCAGAGTCTACAACCTGGGCAGCAGggtcatttgttgttaaagaCTGAGAATGGGCAATACCAGTTGCTGAGGGTGGGCCCCGCGCCCGCGGCCAGCTCGTTGGCGCCGCCGGCGCAGACCATCCGGCTCTCGACCGTGCCGGCA CATCCTGGCGTACAGACGGTGTCGACGAGTGTCGCCGCGGCGCAGATGCAGGGCCAGATGGCTGCGGGCGCGGTGGCGGCACCGGCGGCCGTGGcctcgcccgcgcccgcgccgccgccacaGGCGCCCACTGTCACTACACAG AAACCTTCagacaatacaaaagaaaaatgcAGAAACTTTTTGGCAAATCTTTTGGACTTGTCAAGTAAAGAACCCAAGTCCGTTGAAAGAAATGTGAGAAATCTCATCCAAGAGTTGATTGACGCGCAAGTGGAACCAGAGGAATTTTGTGATCGACTCGAAAGGTTACTAAACGCTAGTCCTCAACCGTGCCTCATAGGTTTTTTAAAG aaaagtcTGCCTCTTCTGCGACAATCCCTGGTGACCAAAGAGTTGGTAATTGAAGGAATCAACCCGCCGGCGCCGCACGTGGCTTTCTCCTCGATTCCGGCGCCGCCGCACCAGACCATCATGGCCACATCCAACGTGCAGATG cctAAACCTGCAGTAAAACCTGGAAATACAATAGCGGTGTTACAAAATATACCGGTTCATACAAAGATAAACGTGAGCAAAGTGGGAGGCAAAGCGATGACTGTCAATAGTAAAGCAAATTTCAATCGATCAGCGGCGGCGACCGCGGCGCTCTCCACAGTGTTGACCCCCGGAAAGTCGCTGCTGAAGGAGAAGGAGAAGAAGTCGTCCTCGCAGTACTCGCAGCCGTTCGTCGACGACAAGATGGCCGGCGACGACGACATCAACGACGTGGCCGCCATGGGCGGGGTCAATCTAGCCGAGGAGAGTCAGAGAATACTCGGCTCCACTGAGATGATCGGAACACAAATAAG GTCGTGCAAGGACGAGTACCTGGTGCCGACGGGGCTGATGTCGGCGCGGCTgaaggcggcggcggcgcggcacGGGCTGGAGGAGCCGGCGCCCGACGTGGCCGCGCTGCTCACGCACGCCGTGCACGAGCGCCTCAAGAACCTCATCGAGAAACTCGCGCTCATTGCGCAACATAGAATCGACCTCGTTATAAAG ACCGACTCCAGGTACGAAGTGACACAGGACGTTAAAGGGCAGCTCAAGTTTCTGGAGGAACTCGACCGCGTGGACAAAAAGCGGCGGGAGGACTCCGAGAGAGAAATGCTGCTCCGGGCTGCCAAGTCCCGGTCCAAGAACGAGGACCCCGAGCAAGCCAAGCTCAAAGCGAAG gCCAAAGAAATGCAACGTGCGGAACTGGAAGAGCTGCGGCAGCGGGAGGCGAACCTGACGGCGCTGCAGGCCATCGGGCCGCGCAAGAAGCCGCGGCTGGACGGGCCCGGCGGCGGCGACCTCGTGCCCAACGGCGCCGCGCACTCCGCCACCGGCTTG AGCGGACGCAGCCAGCTGGCGCTGCGCTCGCGGCTGAAGCGCATCAACCACCGCGACATGGTGTTCCTGCTGGAGCAGGAGCGCGACACGGCGCACTCGCCGCTCATATACCGCAGTTACCTCAAGTGA
- the LOC133518059 gene encoding transcription initiation factor TFIID subunit 4 isoform X2, translated as MSADLYKMASAEFLEQALSTDVDENAVNAIVGSLENQLVTSVSSVSSQNNIVNVIPSQLTNITSNPSSIIGVQKYNTDQVNIGEITTGNFQPVGQAAGGVTYNNVQASGQGFVSQQSLTNSSEPIKVIYSPQTSQTLSNSVNRVSFPSQSVPNGSIGLAASQNQIIHTGAPCAVIPQTVNKTITMQPPLVIKQGTTAGQVGMQPGMVTVPMTVNSSMPNSIPNVMTLNKPGGQNVVVTTQNLGSGQPAIIPNVQILNMRPGTPSVAAQKSVATVSPRVVIGTPQVVGARAATPGHPGVQTVSTSVAAAQMQGQMAAGAVAAPAAVASPAPAPPPQAPTVTTQKPSDNTKEKCRNFLANLLDLSSKEPKSVERNVRNLIQELIDAQVEPEEFCDRLERLLNASPQPCLIGFLKKSLPLLRQSLVTKELVIEGINPPAPHVAFSSIPAPPHQTIMATSNVQMPKPAVKPGNTIAVLQNIPVHTKINVSKVGGKAMTVNSKANFNRSAAATAALSTVLTPGKSLLKEKEKKSSSQYSQPFVDDKMAGDDDINDVAAMGGVNLAEESQRILGSTEMIGTQIRSCKDEYLVPTGLMSARLKAAAARHGLEEPAPDVAALLTHAVHERLKNLIEKLALIAQHRIDLVIKTDSRYEVTQDVKGQLKFLEELDRVDKKRREDSEREMLLRAAKSRSKNEDPEQAKLKAKAKEMQRAELEELRQREANLTALQAIGPRKKPRLDGPGGGDLVPNGAAHSATGLSGRSQLALRSRLKRINHRDMVFLLEQERDTAHSPLIYRSYLK; from the exons ATGTCAGCCGATTTATATAAAATGGCGTCAGCCGAGTTTTTAGAGCAAGCTTTGTCTACAGACGTTGACGAGAACGCGGTGAATGCTATCGTAGGTTCTCTGGAAAATCAATTGGTTACGTCCGTTTCATCAGTGTCGTCTCAGAACAATATAGTTAATGTTATTCCTAGTCAGCTTACTAATATTACATCAAATCCGAGTTCTATTATTGgtgtacaaaaatacaatacGGACCAAGTGAACATTGGTGAAATAACTACTGGTAATTTTCAACCGGTGGGCCAAGCTGCTGGTGGTGTGACTTATAATAATGTACAGGCATCGGGCCAGGGTTTCGTTTCGCAACAATCGTTAACTAATTCCAGCGAACCCATTAAAGTGATATACTCTCCTCAGACCTCACAAACTTTGTCTAACAGTGTAAACAGAGTGTCATTTCCCTCTCAATCCGTACCGAATGGGAGTATCGGCCTTGCAGCATCTCAGAATCAAATAATCCACACTGGAGCTCCCTGCGCCGTCATCCCGCAGACCGTGAACAAAACCATAACTATGCAGCCACCCCTCGTCATCAAGCAAGGCACTACCGCTGGTCAAGTCGGCATGCAGCCTGGAATGGTGACAGTGCCTATGACGGTTAATTCGAGCATGCCTAATTCAATACCTAATGTTATGACTTTAAATAAGCCAGGAGGGCAAAATGTTGTGGTGACCACACAAAATTTAGGCTCAGGGCAACCTGCAATAATTCCTAATgttcaaatattaaatatgagaCCAGGAACTCCATCAGTTGCAGCTCAGAAATCAGTAGCCACAGTTTCACCACGGGTAGTAATTGGAACACCTCAAGTAGTAGGAGCACGAGCAGCCACACCAGGG CATCCTGGCGTACAGACGGTGTCGACGAGTGTCGCCGCGGCGCAGATGCAGGGCCAGATGGCTGCGGGCGCGGTGGCGGCACCGGCGGCCGTGGcctcgcccgcgcccgcgccgccgccacaGGCGCCCACTGTCACTACACAG AAACCTTCagacaatacaaaagaaaaatgcAGAAACTTTTTGGCAAATCTTTTGGACTTGTCAAGTAAAGAACCCAAGTCCGTTGAAAGAAATGTGAGAAATCTCATCCAAGAGTTGATTGACGCGCAAGTGGAACCAGAGGAATTTTGTGATCGACTCGAAAGGTTACTAAACGCTAGTCCTCAACCGTGCCTCATAGGTTTTTTAAAG aaaagtcTGCCTCTTCTGCGACAATCCCTGGTGACCAAAGAGTTGGTAATTGAAGGAATCAACCCGCCGGCGCCGCACGTGGCTTTCTCCTCGATTCCGGCGCCGCCGCACCAGACCATCATGGCCACATCCAACGTGCAGATG cctAAACCTGCAGTAAAACCTGGAAATACAATAGCGGTGTTACAAAATATACCGGTTCATACAAAGATAAACGTGAGCAAAGTGGGAGGCAAAGCGATGACTGTCAATAGTAAAGCAAATTTCAATCGATCAGCGGCGGCGACCGCGGCGCTCTCCACAGTGTTGACCCCCGGAAAGTCGCTGCTGAAGGAGAAGGAGAAGAAGTCGTCCTCGCAGTACTCGCAGCCGTTCGTCGACGACAAGATGGCCGGCGACGACGACATCAACGACGTGGCCGCCATGGGCGGGGTCAATCTAGCCGAGGAGAGTCAGAGAATACTCGGCTCCACTGAGATGATCGGAACACAAATAAG GTCGTGCAAGGACGAGTACCTGGTGCCGACGGGGCTGATGTCGGCGCGGCTgaaggcggcggcggcgcggcacGGGCTGGAGGAGCCGGCGCCCGACGTGGCCGCGCTGCTCACGCACGCCGTGCACGAGCGCCTCAAGAACCTCATCGAGAAACTCGCGCTCATTGCGCAACATAGAATCGACCTCGTTATAAAG ACCGACTCCAGGTACGAAGTGACACAGGACGTTAAAGGGCAGCTCAAGTTTCTGGAGGAACTCGACCGCGTGGACAAAAAGCGGCGGGAGGACTCCGAGAGAGAAATGCTGCTCCGGGCTGCCAAGTCCCGGTCCAAGAACGAGGACCCCGAGCAAGCCAAGCTCAAAGCGAAG gCCAAAGAAATGCAACGTGCGGAACTGGAAGAGCTGCGGCAGCGGGAGGCGAACCTGACGGCGCTGCAGGCCATCGGGCCGCGCAAGAAGCCGCGGCTGGACGGGCCCGGCGGCGGCGACCTCGTGCCCAACGGCGCCGCGCACTCCGCCACCGGCTTG AGCGGACGCAGCCAGCTGGCGCTGCGCTCGCGGCTGAAGCGCATCAACCACCGCGACATGGTGTTCCTGCTGGAGCAGGAGCGCGACACGGCGCACTCGCCGCTCATATACCGCAGTTACCTCAAGTGA